The following are encoded together in the Streptomyces sp. NBC_00341 genome:
- a CDS encoding MerR family transcriptional regulator produces MLIGEVARRSGVSARMLRHYESLGLVSPSGRTGSGYREYSGQDIRRIFHIESLRSLGLSLREIGRALDDPGFTPSLLVDDLVRQTRERIAAETELLTVLRRVDATDPAGWDDVLQVVALLRALGSKSADTRQRAALSSGDEVPVPVEALVEAALSETEPNVAGAIRWALARSGDRGPALLAAGLDSPEAAVRERAVQSLAELPGGEAAARLRDALAHPDTVVRGHAALALGERGVAEAVPTLIGMVVEGRNDTGAADALGVLAGDTAAADRIAAALVDRLAEDTTQPPARGRLTQALAGVPGTRASRALVELSRDGDRAVALTATYLLQLRGEG; encoded by the coding sequence GTGTTGATCGGTGAGGTCGCCCGGCGGTCCGGGGTCAGTGCCCGCATGCTCCGGCACTACGAGTCGCTCGGCCTGGTGAGCCCTTCGGGACGCACCGGCTCCGGCTACCGGGAGTACTCCGGGCAGGACATCCGGCGGATCTTCCACATCGAGAGCCTGCGGTCGCTGGGGCTGTCGCTGCGGGAGATCGGACGCGCACTCGACGACCCCGGCTTCACACCCTCACTGCTCGTCGACGACCTCGTCCGCCAGACGCGCGAACGCATCGCGGCGGAGACCGAACTGCTCACGGTGCTGCGCCGGGTCGATGCCACGGACCCGGCCGGCTGGGACGACGTCCTCCAGGTCGTGGCACTCCTGCGGGCGCTGGGCTCGAAGAGCGCCGACACCCGCCAGCGCGCGGCCCTGTCCTCGGGCGACGAGGTGCCGGTACCGGTGGAGGCCCTGGTGGAAGCGGCGCTGAGCGAGACAGAACCGAACGTCGCCGGAGCCATTCGCTGGGCGCTGGCACGCTCCGGCGACCGGGGCCCGGCACTCCTGGCGGCGGGCCTCGACTCCCCGGAGGCCGCCGTACGGGAACGCGCCGTTCAGTCCCTCGCGGAGCTGCCTGGCGGTGAGGCCGCCGCGCGACTGCGGGACGCCCTCGCGCACCCCGACACCGTGGTGCGCGGGCACGCGGCGCTGGCGCTCGGTGAACGTGGTGTGGCCGAGGCGGTTCCGACCCTCATCGGCATGGTCGTGGAGGGCCGGAACGACACCGGCGCGGCCGACGCGCTCGGCGTGCTCGCGGGCGACACCGCTGCGGCGGACCGGATCGCCGCCGCTCTCGTCGACCGCCTCGCCGAGGACACCACTCAGCCGCCCGCCCGCGGCCGGCTGACCCAGGCACTGGCGGGCGTCCCCGGGACGAGGGCCTCACGTGCCCTGGTGGAGCTGTCGCGGGACGGGGACCGAGCCGTGGCCCTGACCGCGACGTACCTGCTTCAGCTGCGCGGCGAAGGGTGA
- a CDS encoding winged helix-turn-helix transcriptional regulator, with product MPQRTSLADADCAIAQALDVVGDWWTLLIVRDAARGVHRFDALQHELGVSRKVLTERLRLLVDADVLSREPYQERPTRYEYRLTPRGRALLPVLIALQDWGDAWVTGDGTTMATAQESSHEAARVHALVGTRVPELSLPFHTGGEHDPVASATPYTVLYFFPGAYARPESYPPGWAGIPGARGCTLESCTYRDQLAEFTEAGATVHGVSTQRPDEQRAFAEAEGLRFPLLSDAELTLTAALRLPTFRAAGISRLKRLTLVVDRDRTVREALYPITDIEASVRAALAAVRSAG from the coding sequence ATGCCCCAGCGAACCAGCCTGGCCGACGCCGACTGCGCGATCGCCCAGGCGCTCGACGTGGTCGGGGACTGGTGGACCCTGCTGATCGTGCGGGACGCGGCGCGCGGGGTGCACCGTTTCGACGCGCTCCAGCACGAGCTGGGTGTGTCCCGCAAGGTCCTGACGGAGCGGCTGCGGCTGCTGGTCGACGCGGACGTGCTGTCCCGGGAGCCGTACCAGGAGCGGCCCACCCGTTACGAGTACCGGCTGACCCCGCGTGGCCGCGCCCTGCTGCCGGTACTGATCGCGCTCCAGGACTGGGGCGACGCGTGGGTGACGGGAGACGGAACGACCATGGCCACCGCACAGGAGTCCTCGCACGAGGCGGCACGGGTGCACGCGCTGGTGGGCACCCGGGTGCCGGAGCTGAGCCTGCCGTTCCACACCGGGGGCGAGCACGACCCGGTCGCCTCGGCCACCCCGTACACCGTCCTGTACTTCTTCCCCGGCGCCTACGCCCGTCCGGAGTCCTATCCGCCGGGCTGGGCGGGCATCCCCGGCGCGCGGGGCTGCACCCTCGAATCGTGCACATACCGCGACCAGTTGGCCGAGTTCACGGAGGCGGGCGCGACGGTGCACGGCGTCTCCACCCAACGCCCCGACGAGCAGCGGGCGTTCGCGGAGGCGGAGGGGCTGCGCTTCCCGCTCCTGTCCGACGCGGAGCTGACGCTGACGGCGGCCCTGCGACTGCCCACCTTCCGGGCGGCGGGGATCAGCCGGCTGAAGCGGCTGACGCTGGTGGTGGACCGGGACCGCACGGTGCGCGAGGCGCTGTATCCGATCACCGACATCGAAGCGAGCGTGCGGGCGGCGCTGGCGGCGGTCCGCAGCGCGGGCTGA
- a CDS encoding multidrug efflux SMR transporter produces MGYGLLAAAIAAEVAGTTAMKYSEGFTRLWPSLITVVGYLLAFSLLAQTLKTLSMGTAYAIWAGIGTAAVAVIGILFMGESGNPVKVAGIALVIAGVVVLNLGGAH; encoded by the coding sequence ATGGGATATGGACTGCTGGCCGCGGCCATCGCGGCGGAGGTGGCCGGGACGACCGCCATGAAGTACAGCGAGGGTTTCACCCGGCTGTGGCCTTCGCTGATCACCGTCGTCGGCTATCTGCTGGCCTTCTCGCTGCTCGCCCAGACCCTCAAGACCCTGTCGATGGGCACGGCGTACGCGATCTGGGCCGGCATCGGCACCGCCGCCGTCGCCGTCATCGGAATCCTGTTCATGGGGGAGTCCGGCAATCCGGTCAAGGTGGCGGGCATAGCGCTGGTCATCGCCGGTGTGGTGGTGCTCAACCTGGGCGGTGCGCACTGA
- a CDS encoding HEAT repeat domain-containing protein, protein MAITGQGTNTGTGTGTSTGGETDTARALRGLADDRSSVRLRAALAAGTAPDPCFVDGLIERCAVEPEFLVRDMLTWALTRHPTPLTLPGLLRELRAERAQARSQALHTLSKIGDPQAWPAITRTLLCDADDEVARTAWRTAVALVPDGEESALATVLATQLGRGGRETQLSLSRSLVALGEAVAPALLAATTAPEPGVRAHAIATQRLLRDPDAGFEYAIEEAKRVVALGGSVQEG, encoded by the coding sequence ATGGCGATCACAGGGCAGGGCACGAACACGGGCACGGGTACGGGCACGAGTACGGGTGGGGAGACGGACACGGCACGGGCGCTGCGGGGCTTGGCGGACGACCGTTCGTCGGTACGGCTGCGGGCGGCGCTCGCGGCCGGCACGGCTCCCGACCCGTGCTTCGTCGACGGGCTCATCGAGCGATGCGCGGTCGAGCCCGAGTTCCTCGTTCGCGACATGCTGACCTGGGCGCTCACCCGCCACCCGACGCCCCTGACGCTTCCCGGTCTGCTCCGCGAACTCCGCGCGGAGCGCGCGCAGGCACGGAGCCAGGCGCTGCACACGCTGTCCAAGATCGGGGACCCTCAGGCGTGGCCGGCCATCACCCGCACGCTCCTGTGCGACGCCGACGACGAAGTGGCGCGGACCGCCTGGCGGACGGCGGTCGCGCTCGTACCGGACGGCGAGGAATCCGCACTGGCCACGGTGCTGGCGACACAGCTCGGGCGCGGTGGGCGGGAGACGCAGCTGAGCCTGAGCCGGTCCCTGGTCGCACTGGGGGAAGCGGTCGCGCCCGCTCTGCTCGCCGCGACAACCGCCCCCGAGCCCGGTGTGCGTGCGCACGCGATCGCCACCCAGCGGCTGTTGCGCGATCCGGACGCCGGATTCGAGTACGCGATCGAGGAGGCGAAGCGCGTCGTGGCCCTGGGCGGGTCCGTCCAGGAGGGATGA
- a CDS encoding TetR family transcriptional regulator yields the protein MVRRYDPERRARIIDAAIRVVGAKGIAGLSHRSVAAEADVPLGSTTYHFASLDELLIAALRRSNENFAGLMRDSAALADPAADLAAELARLLGEFFGGGRGRAELEYELYLAALRRPALRPVAAEWTDDTAGLLAARTDPATARALVALMDGICLQVLLTGGDYDEAYAREMLGRIAG from the coding sequence ATGGTGCGGCGGTACGACCCCGAGCGGCGCGCCCGGATCATCGACGCGGCGATCCGGGTGGTCGGCGCCAAGGGCATCGCCGGGCTCAGCCACCGCTCCGTCGCGGCCGAGGCCGATGTGCCGCTCGGCTCGACGACGTACCACTTCGCCTCGCTGGACGAACTGCTGATCGCCGCGCTCCGCCGGTCGAACGAGAACTTCGCCGGGCTCATGCGGGACAGCGCCGCCCTCGCCGATCCGGCCGCCGACCTCGCGGCCGAACTCGCCCGGCTGCTCGGGGAGTTCTTCGGCGGCGGCCGGGGCCGGGCGGAGCTGGAGTACGAGCTGTACCTCGCCGCCCTGCGCAGGCCCGCGCTGCGGCCGGTCGCCGCCGAGTGGACCGACGACACGGCCGGACTCCTCGCCGCCCGCACCGACCCGGCCACCGCACGGGCACTGGTCGCGCTGATGGACGGGATCTGTCTCCAGGTGCTGCTCACCGGCGGCGACTACGACGAGGCGTACGCCCGGGAGATGCTGGGGCGGATCGCGGGCTGA
- a CDS encoding MFS transporter — MGTGTGTGMVRGVPRTVRLLALGSFFNGVVSFTFVYLFVYLTGPRGLSVAQAGVLSGIGGLGIVAGNFTGGGFGDRYGHRRALLTGACVSGIVLLSLPLLPLPALYCVLPLAEYATGVVRAANAALVAVSVPEGRRRQSFALTRFAGNGGFAVGPPLGALIAARFSYDWLFVIDGIGTLLYAAYAARILPARGTAHSRPVHRPDAPGLWSELRARPAVPVLLAAIVCVDLVYRQQYSTLPVFLADHGHGTQFYGWLIAVNGGVILCLELPAAHALRDRAPLAVVGTGLLLVGTGYAVLIPGAGALFAVLMMVSLTLGEILYKTPATAYVADQAPAHAQGRFQSLYAGASISGQVLAPPLGGALYTTAPALLWPACAVLACGAGVAVLAARRLREPPRTRPPYGGHRGAPVRRPVRRPEDGTGWPGRAPAG, encoded by the coding sequence ATGGGGACGGGTACCGGAACGGGGATGGTGCGGGGGGTGCCGCGCACGGTGCGGCTGCTGGCCCTCGGCTCGTTCTTCAACGGCGTGGTGAGCTTCACCTTCGTCTATCTCTTCGTCTACCTGACCGGGCCGCGCGGACTCTCCGTCGCCCAGGCCGGAGTGCTCAGCGGCATCGGCGGCCTCGGAATCGTCGCGGGCAACTTCACCGGCGGCGGGTTCGGCGACCGCTACGGGCACCGCCGGGCGCTGCTGACCGGCGCCTGCGTGAGCGGGATCGTGCTCCTTAGCCTCCCGCTGCTGCCGCTCCCCGCCCTGTACTGCGTGCTCCCGCTCGCCGAGTACGCGACCGGGGTGGTGCGCGCCGCGAACGCCGCGCTCGTCGCGGTCTCCGTCCCCGAAGGCCGCCGGCGCCAGAGCTTCGCACTCACCCGGTTCGCCGGCAACGGCGGCTTCGCCGTCGGACCGCCGCTCGGTGCGCTGATCGCCGCCCGCTTCTCGTACGACTGGCTCTTCGTCATCGACGGCATCGGCACCCTGCTGTACGCCGCCTACGCGGCACGGATCCTGCCCGCCCGGGGCACCGCGCACTCCCGGCCCGTGCACCGCCCCGACGCCCCCGGGCTGTGGAGCGAACTGCGGGCCAGGCCCGCGGTACCGGTGCTCCTCGCCGCGATCGTCTGCGTCGACCTGGTCTACCGCCAGCAGTACTCCACCCTGCCCGTCTTCCTCGCCGACCACGGCCACGGCACCCAGTTCTACGGCTGGCTCATCGCCGTCAACGGCGGCGTCATCCTCTGCCTCGAACTCCCCGCCGCCCACGCGCTGCGCGACCGGGCGCCGCTCGCCGTCGTGGGCACCGGACTGCTGCTGGTCGGGACCGGCTACGCGGTACTGATCCCCGGCGCGGGGGCGCTGTTCGCCGTCCTGATGATGGTCTCGCTGACCCTGGGCGAGATCCTCTACAAGACCCCCGCCACGGCCTACGTCGCGGACCAGGCACCCGCCCACGCCCAGGGCCGGTTCCAGAGCCTGTACGCGGGCGCCTCCATCAGCGGACAGGTGCTCGCACCCCCGCTGGGCGGCGCGCTCTACACCACCGCGCCCGCGCTCCTGTGGCCCGCCTGCGCGGTGCTGGCCTGCGGCGCGGGGGTGGCCGTGCTCGCGGCCCGGCGGCTGCGTGAACCCCCAAGGACCCGACCGCCGTACGGGGGCCACAGGGGTGCTCCCGTACGGCGGCCGGTACGACGCCCGGAGGATGGGACCGGTTGGCCGGGGCGGGCCCCGGCCGGTTAG
- a CDS encoding LPXTG cell wall anchor domain-containing protein, with protein sequence MTTAIPRLSSWFGRAAVLALSVGILSGSLPLLGNVQEAEAAPQSCTGKYQTPNKAPRLGSLPGFKPGGKYQWRTLGDTRRTYSYDNPRKALSGLELPSDEVLDKIVADPKKYPNASPEHAWAYWKQNQSSGAKPYTGTFNEYVNSYYVNGEANSRGGNAYEQEVAQYFKLGGKNWYCQYSMAEEMPELFQELVDELGEDNVKKDRRFDAIKTTGRDKIIYEFKSGTKQIDSKQLLVDKALAKRGYKVVYVLGEPPSNAVQARLRAHGVSWYQHRAVPDAKFTPDPRYTRQDPAFSGRACPPAATLASAKAAGCGSSRGAANDFARNSGRTKEEAQRRQAVTRQAPGAPYRMRGPGGIDFTTMELRYVTEPVKGKGMDYGFKARMNDDEDANPSWGGGAKIDLSSDAMFTWLSLHPNRFWVNLNPDQPDQVTDDKLAKTDAGRVLLEADLAMKHDLARVMVPDNPVGNRLWDSFQHVNGAPCWKTYRYYIEPAPAQVREEDGKLYILDAPMDVKAAKIDFSEGNKCEQPEAVQEHNFRQIQQIAIPEVEKLVNSAPQYSELRSVYTSRIAAEWIKQRDAVKPGEFHKIIGSDDATAWPSRTKWDRDKVYADYMKSFREGDFHFKRTYPQDGSVLEFSFFLGGVDFSKQPKKNISKDRFQAENPEMPDTVKAAVKSTTAYGDTDTAFLGGNNTGKVSDGTDPTPTPTPSDPGDPTPTHPPSTPAPSPSTPGTGNGSGGQTPPAHSPDGGLADTGSDTPVGLIAGIAAALAAAGAALVWWKRRRTTADG encoded by the coding sequence TTGACCACCGCCATACCACGGCTCTCCAGCTGGTTCGGCCGCGCGGCCGTCCTCGCGCTGAGCGTCGGGATTCTCTCCGGCAGCCTGCCGCTCCTGGGCAACGTCCAGGAGGCCGAGGCCGCTCCCCAGAGCTGCACCGGCAAGTACCAGACACCCAACAAGGCACCCCGCCTCGGAAGCCTGCCGGGCTTCAAGCCCGGCGGGAAGTACCAGTGGCGCACCCTGGGGGACACCAGGCGCACCTACTCCTACGACAACCCCCGCAAGGCGCTCTCCGGCCTCGAACTCCCCAGCGACGAGGTGCTGGACAAGATCGTGGCCGACCCGAAGAAGTACCCCAACGCCTCGCCGGAGCACGCCTGGGCGTACTGGAAGCAGAACCAGAGCAGCGGGGCCAAGCCGTACACGGGCACCTTCAACGAGTACGTGAACAGCTACTACGTCAACGGCGAGGCCAACAGCCGCGGCGGCAACGCCTACGAGCAGGAGGTCGCCCAGTACTTCAAGCTCGGCGGCAAGAACTGGTACTGCCAGTACTCGATGGCCGAGGAGATGCCGGAGCTCTTCCAGGAACTCGTCGACGAGCTGGGCGAGGACAACGTCAAGAAGGACCGCCGCTTCGACGCGATCAAGACCACCGGTCGCGACAAGATCATCTACGAGTTCAAGTCCGGGACCAAGCAGATCGACAGCAAGCAGCTGCTCGTGGACAAAGCCCTGGCCAAGCGCGGCTACAAGGTCGTGTACGTCTTGGGCGAGCCGCCCAGCAACGCAGTCCAGGCGCGGCTGCGAGCGCACGGCGTCTCCTGGTACCAGCACCGGGCCGTGCCGGACGCCAAGTTCACCCCGGACCCCCGGTACACCCGCCAGGACCCGGCCTTCAGCGGCCGGGCCTGCCCTCCCGCCGCCACCCTGGCCTCGGCCAAGGCGGCCGGCTGCGGCAGCTCCCGGGGCGCGGCCAACGACTTCGCCCGCAACTCCGGCCGCACGAAGGAAGAGGCCCAGCGCCGGCAGGCGGTCACCCGGCAGGCTCCCGGCGCGCCGTACCGGATGCGGGGCCCGGGTGGCATCGACTTCACCACCATGGAGCTGCGGTACGTCACCGAACCCGTCAAGGGCAAGGGCATGGACTACGGCTTCAAGGCCCGGATGAACGACGACGAGGACGCCAACCCCTCATGGGGCGGCGGGGCGAAGATCGACCTCTCGTCCGACGCGATGTTCACCTGGCTGTCACTGCACCCCAACCGGTTCTGGGTGAACCTCAACCCCGACCAGCCGGACCAGGTCACGGACGACAAGCTCGCGAAGACCGACGCAGGCCGCGTCCTCCTGGAGGCCGACCTGGCGATGAAGCACGACCTGGCCCGGGTGATGGTCCCGGACAACCCGGTCGGCAACCGGCTGTGGGACTCGTTCCAGCACGTCAACGGCGCACCCTGCTGGAAGACGTACCGGTACTACATCGAGCCCGCTCCGGCCCAGGTCCGCGAGGAGGACGGCAAGCTCTACATCCTCGACGCGCCCATGGACGTCAAGGCCGCGAAGATCGACTTCAGCGAGGGCAACAAGTGCGAGCAGCCGGAGGCCGTCCAGGAGCACAACTTCCGGCAGATCCAGCAGATCGCGATCCCCGAGGTCGAGAAGCTCGTCAACAGCGCACCTCAGTACTCCGAGCTGCGCAGCGTCTACACCTCCCGGATCGCCGCCGAGTGGATCAAGCAGCGTGACGCGGTGAAGCCCGGTGAATTCCACAAGATCATCGGCTCCGACGACGCGACCGCCTGGCCCTCGCGCACGAAGTGGGACCGCGACAAGGTCTACGCGGACTACATGAAGTCGTTCCGCGAGGGTGACTTCCACTTCAAGCGGACGTACCCGCAGGACGGCTCCGTCCTGGAGTTCTCGTTCTTCCTGGGCGGCGTGGACTTCTCCAAGCAGCCCAAGAAGAACATCTCGAAGGACCGCTTCCAGGCGGAGAACCCGGAGATGCCCGACACGGTGAAGGCGGCCGTGAAGTCGACCACCGCCTACGGCGACACCGACACGGCCTTCCTCGGCGGCAACAACACCGGCAAGGTCTCAGACGGTACCGACCCGACGCCGACGCCCACCCCGTCCGACCCGGGCGACCCCACGCCGACCCACCCGCCGTCGACCCCGGCGCCGAGCCCGTCGACGCCGGGCACCGGCAACGGGAGCGGCGGCCAGACCCCGCCCGCGCATTCCCCTGACGGCGGCCTCGCCGACACGGGCTCCGACACACCTGTCGGGCTGATCGCGGGTATCGCCGCCGCACTCGCGGCAGCGGGCGCGGCCCTGGTCTGGTGGAAGCGCCGCCGCACCACGGCCGACGGCTGA